The following proteins come from a genomic window of Dreissena polymorpha isolate Duluth1 chromosome 1, UMN_Dpol_1.0, whole genome shotgun sequence:
- the LOC127856278 gene encoding uncharacterized protein LOC127856278 — protein sequence MTSQDYGVPLTTLRDRVDSRVSVDIVKNGPAPLLSLSEEQLLVKHVKGLARVGYGYTRTEICTKAYNFAVYLGKRGKKEKPLSLKWFYGFMGRWPELKVVKPSGLSEQRASCASKEVILNYFEELKNIFDKYEFHNKPHLVYNIDEKGINTEYRPPNIVAGFDTRPQVVMTEQSKTVTVIGRGNALGSLIPPFFVFPGQRMLQELLVGKSEGTEGMMTHFLKYAMGRNQEDTTLVLYDGHKSHISIKLIEWAKENRIVLFVLPPHCSHILQPMDVGCFVPFRLHHQCVTRYDFCKLVCKAYTVALSPVNLQASFRKTGIYPLQNAIDAVTSLCDAIAPSELYAATCEKLASIVDNIIQHEPDINDGAKFYSDFPTEVSKKVSKPRRNIIRLLVAKH from the exons ATGACGTCACAG GATTATGGAGTGCCTCTTACAACGTTGCGCGATCGCGTAGACAGCAGAGTGTCGGTTGATATCGTGAAAAATGGACCCGCGCCGCTGCTTAGTCTCAGTGAGGAACAGCTACTGGTCAAGCATGTGAAAGGCCTAGCGCGTGTCGGGTATGGGTACACTCGCACTGAAATCTGCACCAAGGCGTACAACTTCGCTGTTTACCTTGGAAAACGCGGAAAGAAAGAGAAACCCCTCAGTCTCAAATGGTTCTATGGCTTCATGGGAAGGTGGCCAGAACTCAAAGTTGTTAAGCCATCCGGACTGTCTGAACAACGAGCAAGTTGTGCATCTAAGGAGGTGATTCTGAACTACTTTGAAGAACTGAAAAATATCTTCGACAAGTACGAGTTCCACAACAAACCTCACCTTGTGTACAACATCGACGAAAAGGGCATCAACACCGAATATAGACCACCAAACATTGTAGCTGGCTTTGACACACGTCCTCAAGTGGTGATGACCGAACAATCGAAAACGGTTACAGTGATCGGCAGAGGAAATGCCCTTGGTTCCCTGATACCGCCATTCTTTGTATTTCCCGGTCAACGGATGCTTCAGGAGCTTTTGGTCGGAAAGAGTGAAGGGACTGAAGGCATGATGACGCACTTCTTGAAATATGCCATGGGACGTAACCAAGAAGATACCACATTGGTGTTGTACGATGGTCACAAGAGTCATATCTCCATCAAACTCATTGAATGGGCAAAAGAGAACAGAATAGTTCTATTCGTTCTACCACCTCACTGTTCCCATATTTTACAGCCCATGGATGTCGGTTGTTTCGTTCCATTCCGATTGCACCACCAATGTGTGACTCGGTATGATTTTTGCAAATTGGTGTGCAAAGCGTACACTGTAGCTCTGTCGCCTGTCAACTTGCAAGCATCGTTCAGGAAGACTGGAATTTATCCATTGCAGAATGCCATTGACGCAGTGACTAGTCTATGCGATGCCATAGCACCTTCAGAGCTGTATGCAGCCACCTGCGAAAAGCTGGCTTCTATTGTGGATAACATTATCCAACATGAGCCTGACATAAACGACGGTGCAAAGTTCTACAGTGACTTCCCCACTGAAGTTTCCAAGAAAGTGTCAAAACCCCGCCGAAACATCATAAGGTTGTTGGTGGCAAAGCACTGA